Proteins co-encoded in one Canis lupus familiaris isolate Mischka breed German Shepherd chromosome 36, alternate assembly UU_Cfam_GSD_1.0, whole genome shotgun sequence genomic window:
- the LOC102155595 gene encoding signal recognition particle 14 kDa protein-like — protein MVLLESEQFLRELTRFFQKCQLSGSMFITLKKYDGQTKPIPRKGSVEGFEPSDNKCLLRATDGKKKISTVVSSKEVNKFQMAYSNLLRANMDGLKKRDKKSKSKKSKAAQ, from the coding sequence ATGGTGCTGCTGGAGAGTGAGCAGTTCCTGAGGGAGCTGACCAGATTCTTCCAGAAGTGCCAGTTGTCGGGCAGCATGTTCATCACCCTGAAGAAGTATGATGGTCAAACTAAACCCATTCCAAGGAAAGGTTCTGTAGAGGGCTTTGAGCCCTCAGACAACAAGTGTCTGTTAAGAGCTACTGATGGGAAAAAGAAGATCAGCACTGTGGTGAGTTCCAAAGAAGTAAACAAGTTTCAGATGGCTTACTCAAACCTATTGAGAGCTAACATGGATGGACTGAAGAAGAGGGACAAAAAGAGCAAGAGTAAGAAGAGCAAAGCAGCACAGTGA